A region from the Verrucomicrobiota bacterium genome encodes:
- the polX gene encoding DNA polymerase/3'-5' exonuclease PolX, with the protein MDKDRVAEILVEIGVLLELKGENPFKTRAYSSVARALETLGEPLDTLVAEQRLGTIKGVGEALEQKITELVTTGRLKYYEDLKASIPGGLLEMLQIQGLGPKKVKAMHEQLGIDTIDGLEAACKAGRVAALAGFGEKTQSKILEGIQFKRSYASRHLFSDAWEAAEPILDSLRGHPDVIRCGTAGSLRRHKEVIGDVDLLASTRRPAAVISFFVEQPGVEKILAQGETKASVILAGGIQADLRVVDDAEYPFALAYFTGSKEHNIVMRQRAIQRGLRLNEYGLFRATEETRDAALRLPCRTEEDLFAALELDYIPPELREDHGEFAAAEKHELPKLVEWTDLRGSLHNHSHWSDGRESLEEVAAHAHEIGCDYWAITDHSRSSFVANGLDAGRLERQLEAIAAINRSYEKEGSDFRLLTGSEVDILAEGNLDFADDLLAKLDVVVASIHQGFSENEAVMTRRLIRAAENRHVHMLGHLTGRLLLQRQPYRVNQQAVIDACAETGTWIELNANPLRFDLDWRLWQYAKRKGVRCVINCDAHRKEQAGYLRLGAGIARKGWLEKDDVINTLTLPKLKKALNEKRSR; encoded by the coding sequence ATGGACAAAGACCGCGTGGCCGAGATCCTTGTGGAAATAGGAGTATTGCTGGAACTGAAGGGGGAGAATCCGTTCAAGACCCGCGCTTACTCGAGCGTGGCGCGAGCTTTGGAAACCTTGGGCGAACCGTTGGACACCCTGGTGGCAGAGCAAAGGCTGGGGACGATCAAGGGAGTAGGAGAGGCCTTGGAACAGAAGATCACGGAACTCGTCACGACGGGACGCCTGAAGTACTACGAAGATCTCAAGGCAAGTATACCCGGTGGACTCCTCGAGATGCTGCAAATTCAAGGGCTAGGGCCCAAGAAAGTGAAAGCCATGCATGAGCAACTCGGGATCGACACGATCGACGGGTTGGAGGCGGCTTGCAAAGCGGGCCGGGTGGCGGCGCTCGCGGGATTTGGCGAGAAGACGCAAAGCAAGATTCTCGAGGGCATCCAATTCAAGCGATCCTACGCCAGCCGGCATTTGTTCAGCGACGCCTGGGAAGCAGCCGAGCCTATCCTGGACAGCTTGCGCGGACACCCGGATGTGATTCGTTGCGGAACAGCGGGAAGTTTGCGCCGCCACAAGGAAGTGATTGGCGATGTGGATCTCCTTGCCTCGACCCGGCGCCCGGCCGCGGTCATCTCGTTTTTTGTTGAGCAGCCCGGTGTGGAGAAAATTCTCGCCCAAGGGGAAACCAAAGCCAGCGTCATTCTCGCGGGGGGCATTCAGGCTGACTTGCGAGTGGTGGATGACGCCGAATACCCTTTCGCCCTCGCCTATTTCACCGGCAGCAAGGAACACAACATCGTCATGCGGCAGAGGGCGATTCAGCGCGGACTGAGGCTGAATGAATACGGACTCTTCCGCGCCACGGAAGAAACACGGGATGCCGCCCTTCGGTTGCCCTGCCGGACGGAAGAGGACCTTTTCGCGGCGCTGGAGCTTGATTACATTCCGCCGGAGTTGCGGGAAGACCATGGAGAATTCGCTGCCGCGGAGAAGCACGAGTTGCCGAAACTCGTTGAATGGACGGATCTGCGCGGCTCACTGCACAACCACTCCCATTGGAGCGACGGCCGCGAATCGTTGGAAGAAGTTGCGGCCCACGCGCACGAAATCGGCTGCGATTACTGGGCGATCACCGACCATTCCCGCAGCTCGTTTGTCGCCAATGGATTGGATGCGGGCCGTTTGGAGCGTCAATTGGAGGCCATCGCCGCCATCAACCGGTCCTACGAGAAGGAGGGCAGTGATTTCAGGCTGTTGACGGGGAGTGAGGTGGATATTCTGGCCGAGGGGAATTTGGATTTCGCGGATGATCTGCTGGCGAAACTCGACGTGGTGGTGGCGAGCATTCACCAGGGATTTAGCGAGAACGAGGCGGTGATGACGCGGCGTCTGATTCGCGCCGCCGAGAACCGCCATGTCCACATGCTCGGTCATTTGACCGGAAGACTCTTGTTGCAGCGCCAGCCGTATCGCGTCAATCAGCAGGCCGTCATCGATGCATGTGCCGAAACGGGCACCTGGATCGAACTGAACGCCAATCCGCTGCGCTTCGATTTGGACTGGCGATTATGGCAGTATGCGAAGCGCAAAGGCGTGCGCTGTGTGATCAATTGCGACGCCCATCGCAAGGAGCAGGCGGGATACTTGCGTCTCGGGGCCGGCATTGCACGAAAGGGCTGGCTCGAGAAGGACGACGTGATCAACACCCTGACCTTGCCCAAGCTCAAGAAAGCCCTGAACGAAAAGCGCTCCCGTTAA
- a CDS encoding alpha/beta hydrolase, producing the protein MNWWNDELLMSMSGSQWRHRVWKGCKRILLLGGVLLALAAALAGGLWWYFHPDHTRVDGVAYGSRNGKPLTLDVLRSEKPNGLAVALMVSGGWKSGKAGSAPAWMMAPLLRRGYTVFAVCHISQPEATVMETVEDVNRAIRFIRSRAKEYGIDPARLGVTGGSAGGHLSLMLATRGGPGSRDAADPVDRESSEVQAVAIFYPVTDLLNLGSSTENLGDGGPPKSFVRAFGPQSTNLAVWRDIGRAMSPLHQVHDSLPPVLIYHGDADTLTPLDQSERFRDKARALGNTLELVVHRGGKHGWLTMLWDIRSFADWFDRHLAKKS; encoded by the coding sequence ATGAACTGGTGGAATGATGAACTTCTCATGAGCATGTCGGGTAGCCAGTGGCGTCATCGGGTTTGGAAGGGGTGCAAACGAATCCTTCTCCTGGGGGGAGTGTTGCTCGCGCTCGCGGCCGCGCTCGCAGGGGGGCTCTGGTGGTATTTTCACCCCGACCATACGCGAGTCGATGGGGTGGCATATGGATCCCGCAACGGAAAGCCTTTGACGCTGGACGTTCTGAGGTCGGAAAAGCCGAATGGTTTGGCGGTGGCCTTGATGGTGAGCGGCGGTTGGAAGTCGGGCAAGGCCGGGTCTGCACCCGCCTGGATGATGGCTCCGCTGTTGCGAAGGGGTTACACGGTTTTCGCCGTTTGTCATATCAGCCAGCCCGAGGCCACCGTGATGGAGACGGTGGAGGATGTGAACCGGGCCATCCGCTTCATTCGATCGCGGGCGAAAGAGTATGGAATCGATCCTGCGCGACTCGGGGTAACCGGGGGCAGCGCGGGAGGACATCTGAGTTTGATGCTGGCCACGCGGGGTGGACCAGGTTCACGAGACGCGGCGGATCCTGTGGATCGGGAATCGAGCGAAGTGCAAGCCGTGGCGATTTTCTATCCGGTGACAGATCTCCTGAATCTGGGGAGTTCCACGGAGAATCTCGGGGATGGAGGGCCGCCCAAGAGTTTCGTCAGAGCCTTCGGACCGCAATCGACCAACCTGGCAGTGTGGAGGGACATTGGACGCGCCATGTCACCGTTGCATCAAGTCCACGACTCTTTGCCGCCGGTCCTGATCTACCATGGTGACGCGGACACGCTGACGCCCCTTGATCAATCGGAACGGTTTCGAGACAAGGCCCGGGCGTTGGGGAATACCTTGGAATTGGTGGTCCATCGAGGCGGCAAGCACGGCTGGCTGACCATGCTCTGGGACATTCGGTCCTTTGCGGATTGGTTTGACCGGCATTTGGCAAAAAAATCATGA
- a CDS encoding FAD:protein FMN transferase, with product MNTRWLGWIRWLGVVGVGFLSGCAVGPRSDPPALSRFEYEEAQMGLPFRIVLYASSRVEADRASQAAFRRIAELNSRLSDYEDTSETTILSKSGGTGREVSVGSDLWKVLRGSEAMVRRSGGAFDPTVGPLIQIWRRARREREMPKPEVVEEARRRTGFQKVILSSSKRTVRLTTPGMRLDFGGIAKGYAADEAIATLEKLGIRSALVSGGGDMTVSEPPPGQQGWKVEIGVPRPETAASKRFVYLRHQGLATSGDLFQYFEHEGVRYSHIVNPATGIGLTHRIQVTVIARTGMEADSLSTAVSVLGIEKGLKLVERTRGASASILRLDGPNMFLRDSTGFGKHLWNEPARERGRSE from the coding sequence ATGAACACACGTTGGTTGGGATGGATCCGGTGGCTGGGTGTTGTGGGGGTGGGTTTCCTGAGTGGATGCGCTGTCGGGCCGCGTTCCGATCCGCCCGCTCTCAGCCGGTTCGAATACGAGGAGGCCCAGATGGGATTGCCGTTCAGAATCGTTTTGTATGCGTCGTCCCGGGTGGAGGCGGATCGCGCCTCGCAAGCGGCGTTTCGGCGCATCGCCGAGCTGAATTCCCGGTTGAGCGATTACGAAGACACGAGTGAAACGACGATCCTTTCCAAGTCGGGAGGAACGGGGCGCGAAGTTTCCGTGGGTTCTGACTTGTGGAAGGTGCTGCGGGGGAGTGAGGCGATGGTGCGACGGTCCGGGGGCGCATTTGATCCTACCGTTGGGCCGTTGATTCAGATCTGGCGCCGGGCGAGGAGGGAACGGGAGATGCCGAAGCCGGAAGTTGTGGAGGAAGCGCGCCGAAGGACTGGATTCCAAAAAGTCATTCTTTCGTCATCCAAGCGAACCGTCCGATTGACCACGCCGGGGATGAGGCTTGATTTCGGCGGCATAGCGAAGGGTTACGCTGCGGACGAGGCGATTGCCACTTTGGAAAAATTAGGCATTCGCTCCGCCTTGGTTTCCGGAGGCGGGGACATGACGGTGAGTGAACCGCCGCCGGGCCAGCAAGGCTGGAAAGTGGAGATTGGGGTGCCGCGTCCGGAAACGGCTGCTTCCAAGCGCTTCGTTTACCTGCGCCATCAAGGTTTGGCGACCTCGGGCGACTTGTTTCAGTATTTCGAACACGAAGGTGTGCGTTATTCCCACATCGTCAACCCGGCCACCGGCATCGGATTGACCCATCGAATCCAAGTTACGGTGATCGCTCGAACGGGGATGGAAGCGGACTCCCTCTCGACGGCGGTGAGTGTGTTGGGCATCGAGAAGGGGTTGAAGTTGGTGGAACGGACGCGGGGCGCCTCGGCCTCCATCCTCCGGTTGGATGGGCCGAACATGTTCCTCCGTGATTCGACAGGATTTGGCAAGCATCTGTGGAATGAACCGGCCCGCGAGCGTGGACGGTCGGAGTAA
- a CDS encoding DUF1501 domain-containing protein: MRNLDDHAFGVRPPKNGGNELQLEHLFQTRREFLNRCGMGFGALGLASLFSSLSASAPDAPALSPLASRPAQFGAKAKRVIHLFMNGGPSHVDTFDPKPLLNQYHGKPLPSANLATERRTGAAFGSPFKFRPHGQSGLEVSELFPKVAECIDDIAVIRSMHADVPNHEPSLLLMNCGEARQIRPSFGSWLTYGLGTINQNLPGFIAMCPGGYPIQESQNWQSGFLPGVYQGTYIDTQHAEMEKLIEHIENRYTGLETQKKQLELLQQLNARHLRARAEDAQLEARIQSFELAYRMQLDATDALDLTREPETIRDLYGRHTQGRQMLMARRLVERGVRFVQVWTGSGQPWDNHDDLEVNHRRLAKDSDQAIGALLKDLKQRGLLDETLVIWGGEFGRTPTVELPTPGSNAGKINGRDHNHHGFTMWLAGGGARGGYAHGATDEFGFQAVEKKVHVHDLHATLLWMLGFDHEKLVFRHAGRDFRLTDVHGHVVRDLIA; the protein is encoded by the coding sequence ATGCGGAATCTCGATGACCACGCGTTCGGCGTTCGCCCCCCAAAAAACGGGGGAAACGAACTCCAACTCGAACACCTTTTCCAGACTCGCCGGGAATTCTTGAACCGTTGCGGCATGGGATTCGGCGCGCTTGGTCTGGCCAGCCTGTTCTCCTCGCTTTCTGCTTCCGCTCCGGATGCGCCCGCGCTCTCGCCTCTCGCTTCCCGACCAGCGCAGTTCGGCGCCAAAGCCAAACGGGTCATTCACCTGTTCATGAATGGCGGGCCTTCGCATGTGGATACTTTCGACCCGAAGCCGTTGCTCAACCAGTATCATGGCAAGCCACTGCCGTCGGCCAATCTCGCCACCGAGCGCCGGACGGGAGCCGCTTTCGGCTCTCCCTTCAAGTTCAGGCCTCACGGGCAATCCGGACTCGAAGTCAGCGAACTTTTCCCTAAGGTTGCGGAATGCATCGACGACATCGCCGTGATTCGCTCCATGCACGCGGACGTGCCCAATCACGAACCGTCCCTGCTGCTTATGAATTGCGGCGAGGCACGGCAGATCCGGCCCAGCTTCGGTTCCTGGCTCACCTACGGGCTCGGCACCATCAATCAGAATTTACCCGGTTTCATCGCCATGTGCCCGGGCGGCTATCCCATCCAAGAATCCCAAAATTGGCAGTCAGGATTCCTCCCCGGCGTCTACCAAGGCACCTATATCGACACGCAACACGCGGAGATGGAGAAGTTGATTGAGCACATCGAAAACCGCTACACCGGACTCGAGACCCAAAAGAAGCAGCTTGAATTGCTCCAACAACTCAACGCGCGCCACCTGCGCGCCCGTGCCGAGGATGCCCAACTCGAGGCGCGCATCCAATCCTTCGAACTCGCCTACCGCATGCAGTTGGATGCCACGGACGCCTTGGACCTGACTCGCGAACCGGAGACCATCCGGGACCTCTACGGACGCCACACCCAGGGCCGCCAGATGCTGATGGCGAGAAGACTCGTCGAACGCGGCGTCCGCTTTGTGCAGGTCTGGACCGGATCCGGCCAACCCTGGGACAACCACGACGACTTGGAGGTGAACCATCGCCGTTTAGCCAAGGATTCAGACCAAGCCATCGGGGCGCTCCTGAAGGATCTGAAGCAGCGAGGTTTGCTCGACGAAACGCTCGTGATTTGGGGCGGCGAATTTGGACGCACGCCCACGGTGGAACTTCCCACACCGGGTTCCAACGCGGGGAAAATCAACGGGCGAGACCATAATCATCACGGCTTTACGATGTGGCTGGCAGGGGGAGGCGCTCGCGGGGGTTATGCCCACGGCGCGACGGACGAATTCGGCTTTCAGGCCGTGGAGAAGAAAGTGCATGTCCACGATCTGCACGCCACCCTGCTCTGGATGCTCGGCTTCGATCATGAAAAACTCGTGTTCCGCCACGCAGGACGCGACTTCCGCCTGACCGACGTTCACGGCCACGTCGTCCGCGACCTGATCGCCTAG
- a CDS encoding sodium/solute symporter (Members of the Solute:Sodium Symporter (SSS), TC 2.A.21 as described in tcdb.org, catalyze solute:Na+ symport. Known solutes for members of the family include sugars, amino acids, nucleosides, inositols, vitamins, urea or anions, depending on the system.): MPANFGFNAADWVVILVYLTGILGLGLAFGKGQSTTRDYFLGSRNIPWWGVGLSIVATETSALTFIGVPGMAFGQDHLSFIQIVIGYVLARVLLACFLVPHYFRGEIYSPYQLFRDRFGSGAQRTAGGIFLVAGTLAAGVRVYVTCIPLQLLLGFQTDEIFWVMVLFVGLSLIYTYVGGVKAVIWTDAVQFVLLLAGGIFTLIYIPTLLDGGWTAVWKQAQEGGKLQWLNTEWGWNRPLNLWMGVFGATVHAMSSHGADQLIVQRVLTCSNVKEGRKALVLSAVIIFPLMVLFLLTGVFLWVYYQVNSAMPVPIPELRPGVSRNDYVFPIFILTVIPNVWKGFLIVAILSAAMSSVSSALSALASVSTMDFLRRSDGEEEPERALARSKRATLFWAVAMVGVAWFAQQAESILHLAMTLSGLTSGAMLGGLILAVWGPPGSSRPVVAGMLASFFFMVGLTSQTAVKVAWPWFTLIGTVITLAVAAIGMMRDRPAKP, encoded by the coding sequence ATGCCAGCGAATTTCGGTTTTAATGCCGCGGATTGGGTGGTGATCCTGGTTTACCTGACCGGGATTCTCGGGTTGGGATTGGCGTTTGGCAAAGGACAGTCCACCACACGCGATTATTTTCTCGGCAGCCGGAACATCCCCTGGTGGGGGGTGGGACTCTCCATCGTGGCCACGGAGACCAGCGCGCTCACTTTCATCGGTGTGCCCGGGATGGCTTTCGGTCAGGATCACCTGTCGTTTATCCAGATCGTGATTGGTTATGTGCTGGCGCGAGTGCTGCTTGCCTGCTTCCTGGTGCCTCACTACTTCCGGGGCGAGATTTATTCGCCTTACCAGCTCTTTCGAGATCGATTCGGTTCGGGAGCACAGCGAACGGCGGGGGGAATCTTTTTGGTGGCGGGCACCCTGGCCGCCGGAGTGCGCGTTTACGTGACTTGCATCCCCTTGCAACTGCTCCTGGGATTCCAAACCGACGAGATTTTTTGGGTCATGGTGCTCTTCGTCGGACTGTCCTTGATCTACACCTATGTGGGCGGCGTCAAGGCGGTGATCTGGACCGATGCGGTTCAGTTTGTGTTGTTGCTGGCCGGGGGTATTTTCACGTTGATTTACATTCCGACGCTGCTGGACGGAGGATGGACGGCGGTTTGGAAGCAGGCGCAGGAAGGGGGCAAATTGCAGTGGCTCAATACGGAATGGGGATGGAACCGTCCGCTGAATCTATGGATGGGAGTCTTCGGGGCGACCGTACACGCGATGTCTTCACACGGAGCCGATCAATTAATCGTGCAGCGAGTGTTGACCTGCTCCAACGTCAAAGAGGGCCGGAAAGCGTTGGTCTTGAGTGCGGTGATCATTTTTCCACTGATGGTGCTGTTCCTCCTCACGGGCGTGTTTCTTTGGGTCTATTACCAAGTGAATTCCGCCATGCCCGTGCCGATTCCCGAGCTGCGCCCGGGGGTTTCGAGGAACGATTACGTGTTTCCAATTTTTATCCTCACCGTGATCCCCAACGTCTGGAAGGGTTTCTTGATCGTGGCGATCCTCTCGGCGGCGATGTCCTCCGTCAGTTCGGCGCTTTCAGCACTGGCGTCGGTTTCAACGATGGATTTCTTGCGCAGATCGGATGGGGAAGAGGAGCCGGAGAGAGCTCTGGCGCGGAGCAAGCGAGCGACGCTTTTTTGGGCGGTGGCGATGGTGGGAGTGGCATGGTTTGCCCAGCAGGCGGAATCCATTCTTCACCTCGCCATGACGCTGTCGGGGCTGACCAGCGGCGCCATGTTGGGGGGGCTGATCCTGGCCGTATGGGGACCACCAGGAAGCTCGCGTCCCGTCGTCGCGGGCATGCTGGCGTCCTTTTTCTTCATGGTGGGGCTTACGTCACAGACCGCCGTCAAAGTGGCCTGGCCGTGGTTCACCCTGATTGGCACCGTGATCACGCTCGCAGTCGCGGCCATCGGGATGATGCGAGACCGGCCGGCCAAGCCCTGA
- the trxA gene encoding thioredoxin TrxA: MGSSNIAHLNEQNFDTEVLQSAVPVLVDFWAEWCGPCKMIAPVLDELASEYAGKVSIAKVNIDHDQSLSVKYGVRAIPTLLLFKNGQVVDQIVGMKSKRDLKSCLDKVAT, encoded by the coding sequence ATGGGTTCAAGCAATATCGCTCATCTTAACGAACAAAACTTCGACACTGAAGTTCTTCAGTCTGCGGTTCCCGTGCTGGTTGATTTTTGGGCCGAGTGGTGCGGTCCGTGTAAAATGATCGCCCCCGTGCTGGATGAATTGGCTTCGGAATACGCCGGCAAAGTCAGCATCGCGAAGGTGAACATCGATCACGACCAGTCCTTGTCGGTCAAGTACGGCGTGCGCGCCATTCCCACCCTCCTCCTGTTCAAGAACGGACAGGTCGTCGATCAAATCGTGGGGATGAAGAGCAAGAGGGACTTAAAGTCCTGCCTGGACAAAGTGGCGACTTAA
- a CDS encoding aminotransferase class V-fold PLP-dependent enzyme, whose protein sequence is MDRVTSLSTRGGQDDPELAKVVPETRETVARLLGASAEEIALVGPTSMALSLVASSLPLRKGDNVVIYQDDFPSNVYPWLAWADRGVEVRFLNVRKWGEIRSVEVLGQVDENTRVVALSTGHFLTGHRIDLEVIGAGLSKRGVLFGVDAIQTAGAFPLSARWFDFAAVGAHKWLLGPCGPGFLYIAKSLSERLGPQVYGWHNVKHDHFASRDQIEFRSGGRRFEVGTSNLAGLAGMRAGIELLLEYGIKSIGAALCSHRNYLADRLKESGWELVNFPCADSQATGILSFGRTGLQMRGVADTLRTEGIEISFRMDRMGRGYLRVAPHFYTTREDLDRFLAALAKISGS, encoded by the coding sequence ATGGATCGAGTCACCTCCCTTTCCACTCGGGGAGGTCAGGACGATCCGGAATTGGCCAAGGTCGTTCCCGAAACACGAGAAACCGTGGCCCGACTCCTGGGCGCCTCAGCCGAGGAAATCGCCCTGGTGGGTCCCACGTCCATGGCTTTGAGCCTCGTCGCTTCAAGTCTTCCGCTTCGCAAGGGAGACAATGTGGTCATTTATCAGGACGATTTTCCCTCGAATGTGTACCCATGGCTTGCCTGGGCTGATCGAGGCGTGGAAGTGCGGTTTTTGAATGTTCGAAAATGGGGGGAGATTCGATCCGTCGAAGTCCTCGGGCAAGTGGATGAGAACACACGAGTTGTGGCGCTTTCCACCGGACATTTTCTCACAGGCCATCGGATCGATTTAGAAGTCATTGGTGCAGGATTATCGAAGCGAGGAGTCCTTTTCGGTGTGGACGCCATTCAAACCGCGGGCGCCTTTCCCCTCTCGGCCCGGTGGTTCGATTTCGCCGCCGTCGGCGCGCACAAATGGCTGCTGGGTCCTTGCGGTCCGGGCTTTCTCTACATCGCGAAGTCGCTGTCCGAACGACTGGGGCCCCAGGTTTACGGGTGGCACAACGTCAAGCATGACCATTTCGCAAGTCGCGATCAGATCGAGTTTCGTTCCGGGGGGCGTCGGTTTGAGGTTGGGACCTCCAATCTTGCGGGCCTTGCCGGCATGCGGGCGGGCATTGAGCTTTTGCTTGAATATGGCATCAAGTCGATCGGGGCAGCCCTCTGCTCCCATCGAAATTATCTTGCTGATCGGCTCAAAGAATCCGGTTGGGAATTGGTGAACTTTCCCTGTGCGGATTCACAGGCTACGGGCATTCTCAGTTTTGGTCGAACTGGATTGCAGATGCGCGGGGTGGCGGACACCTTGCGGACGGAAGGGATTGAGATCTCATTCCGAATGGACCGGATGGGGAGGGGATACCTGCGAGTCGCACCGCACTTCTACACCACGAGAGAGGACTTGGACCGTTTCCTTGCCGCTTTAGCTAAGATTTCTGGGAGCTAG